The stretch of DNA TCATACGAAAGGGAGACACCACATCTCCACTAAAACCTTGTTGGACATGCACATGAGAGTTAGAACATCTTCCTGAAAAGCTTCGGGAGGTGTTGGTAAACATTgttccatttttcttctttcggATTACTTATTTATGTAATTCAAAGttgaaaagataaattattttctgAAGTTAAACTTGTTGTTAGCTAATCAAGTGATTAGTTCGATTTTGGATTAGTTTCAGGCcatatttgaataaaaagtttaatttggATTGCTTAATTTTGAATAGtagtatatataaaaacaatttatctttattttgtcttttgCTATAAAGATAGGTCTTGCAAATTTATACACAAGCACTTGTGCTATAAactgcaaataagttgtttatcaaaatatacccaaaataaagtttttttttataattatgagttgttttcataagctatcttgaagagtttatggaaataatttgaaaataatttatgaacatgtcataagttggtTTTATAAATTCTCTAAGACAATTGCACGAATACTTGTGCAAatatataaattcaaataagtcaattcaaataaACCCTTATTGgttgtcaattttttattattaaagaaATGTTTTGTTGGTTGTTTATTAAgtatttcattattttgttacaaaattgttggatcataaaattttaaataaatctctaaaaaaaagctattttaaatagcttttcataaaaataattttttagagatagctttttttaaaaaaagatatgaTTTTTATTCAAGTTAAATTTCTAATAAATATTTAGGTTATTgaaatcacttttttaatttataaaaagataaatttaaaataaattttactatttttagttaaactttcttacttttttttttgttttcaccccAATTTAATCttgttcgggggtcagttctcaCGTCAAGTGGTTCCAATCCTCTCCAATTGCAGTTGTGAGGAAATTAaatcgtggtcctccctaccaaatttaGCATCGATCATcactaaactaactaacaattgataaaaaaaataaaataagaattatcACACATCCACCGTCGACCACCAAATCATCTTATACCTCCCTAAAACTTCCTATCGTTGTAGAATTCTCACAAAGATATtctcacaaaaagaaaaatattagtaCTGTACTAAAGTCTCACTCTTTCCTcacaaaaaaagattttttgaggttgtaattaattatatgaatgaaaatgaatatgaaggaaaagaaaaaagaaaaacttgtgGTGCCTAATTGAGGTTGTAGTTGAGTGTGTCCTGTATAGAGTATGTTCGTGTTGTAATAATCTGTAATGAATAATAATGGCTTCTACAAGTGCTGCTTCCACTTTCCTTCAGTTTcattctctttcttcttctcaaCTTTTCATCACCAAActccctaataataataataataataaccaaatatccctttctttttcttcttcttccaaacAGACTTCTAATTATAATAAGCGCGTTTATGCAAAAGCTGTTTCTACAGACTCACAAAAACCTCTTACTCAGGATAAACAAAACACTCCCTCATCATCATCTTCCAAACTGGTCCTTGTTCTTGGTGCCTCAGGAGGTGTTGGTAAACATTGTTccattcttcttctttcatttaACTTATTTCTGTAATTCAAAGTTGGATTAGCTTTAGcccatgtttggataaacagcttaatttATAGCTTATGCTAGTATAAGTGGTTATCATGATAAGTGATtatgtataagttgtttttataacaaaagataaaatgaagttaaattgtttttgtataagttataagttgttttcataatttgtggcttatagcataagtgcttatcatgataagcgattatgtataagttgtttctatgacagaagataaaataaagttaaatgtttttgtataagttataagttgttttcataatttGTGGCTTATGCTAGCATAAGTGCTTATGACGATAAGtgattataagttgtttttataacaGAAGATAAgataaagttaaattgtttttgtataagttataagttgttttcataagttatcttagagtttatgaaaataagctgttTTTACAAGTTTTCACACTAGTACTTATGtcaatagataaactcaaataagttaatccaaacagaaACAGGCCCTTAATAGTTGTTGACTTTTTTACCATTAAAGAAATACTTTGCTGGTTGTTGTTTATTAAGTTGACTATGTGTTATATCAGTGTAGTTAATAGTTAGTTACAGTTAGTTAGATATTTGTTTCAGTTTGTAAGTTTTAGTTCTCCTTTTGCGCTCGTAAATAACATGTATTTGAGTATTTCACTCGTTATTCAATAATTCAGTTGTGATCTGattcacactttttttttctgattGTTTACTTTCATATGGTATTTGAGCCTAGTTACGATCCAAGGACATGCGAGTTATACTACCTAATCTAAAATAGAGTCAActtaggtcctgggttcgatccccagctcattgtaaaccaaaaaaaataaaaatagagtcaACTTAATATTGTCGGTGAATAGTAGTAACAACCTTTGCGGCATCTGATTCACGCATTTTCTCTCATCTTTTATGCATTGAGATTAGAACTGTAAAATGTGGAAGTGCATACATAATCCATGCCAATGGTTTTGATTGGGGAAGTTTGTGAACCTATTGACTTGATTTACTAAATATTCAGGGCAGCTAGTTACAGCATCACTGCTTCAACGGAATATTAAGTCGCGATTGATTCTTAGGGATCTTGAGAAAGCTAAAGCACTGTTTGGTGAACAAGATGAGGAGAGATTGCAGGTATATTACTGTTTGGTGAACAAATCTAGGACTTTTTGGTTTAAGGAGTTTTTGCAGAAATTTTGGCTCAATATATAGAGTTCTTGAATATGACAGGTATTCAAAGGAGACACAAGGAAGGAGGGTGATTTGGATCCATCTATATTTGAAGTAAGCTCTTTTAAAGTACTTAACCAATGCCTGACTGATACTTGTTTCGTcggtattatttttatttgattcatcATTTCATTCAACCAAGAGAATGTATAGTAATAATTTGCGtttctttttctctttgctTTTCTCCATAGGGAGTCACTCATGTGATTTGCTGCACTGGAACAACGGCTTTTCCTTCGAGGCGGTGGGATGATGAAAATACACCAGAAAGAGTTGGTAAGAATCACATTATACATATATGTTGATGCGTTTGGTTTCATAGCTAAATTGAAATTGATTAATTAGGTGAAGATTCATGTGTGGAAAATTCCTTAATCATCAACTTTTTAAACACTTCTCAATATTTCGATTTTGactatttgtatttatttgaaGATTGGGTGGGAGTGAAGAATCTAATATCCGTGTTGCCTTCGTCGGTGAAGAGAGTTGTTCTTGTGTCATCAATAGGTGTGACAAAGTGTAATGAATTGCCATGGAAGTAAGTATACCTAATAATTAGTTCTTTCTTAATTTGAACTTTAAGACATTAGTTTAACCCATCCATTATCATTTATAAACTCTCTTTATTTCACCATCAAGTATAACACTAGCAGAAGAATTAGCTGAAATTTTGGAATTAACTGATAATTGTATGATTATTTAATTCATTTACTAGTTTTTATTGGCCTTTCTTGATTCAAGATTTGGTTTCATTATGTATAACACTAATTGAAAACTATGTTAATTACTATTTCAGTGTAACACTAAATGAATACTAAGTTAAGTCTGTTGGTTAATGGACTTCCCTAAAAGTTTTCTCATTGACTTGTTAATGTTTATTTTTGACGTAGCATTATGAACCTATTTGGTGTCTTGAAGTATAAGAAGATGGGCGAGGAATTTCTTCAGAATTCTGGCTTTCCATATACCATAATTAGGTAAGATGAAAATGTTGCATGTtttatacctttttttttatcacgttCGTAACTAAAATACAAAGGTGGAGGATTTGAATTATGCGTCGTTCATTCTCGAAATATCCTTATGTGGTATATTTAAATGCATTTTAGACCTGGAAGGTTGAC from Trifolium pratense cultivar HEN17-A07 linkage group LG5, ARS_RC_1.1, whole genome shotgun sequence encodes:
- the LOC123883239 gene encoding uncharacterized protein At2g37660, chloroplastic-like, with translation MASTSAASTFLQFHSLSSSQLFITKLPNNNNNNNQISLSFSSSSKQTSNYNKRVYAKAVSTDSQKPLTQDKQNTPSSSSSKLVLVLGASGGVGQLVTASLLQRNIKSRLILRDLEKAKALFGEQDEERLQVFKGDTRKEGDLDPSIFEGVTHVICCTGTTAFPSRRWDDENTPERVDWVGVKNLISVLPSSVKRVVLVSSIGVTKCNELPWNIMNLFGVLKYKKMGEEFLQNSGFPYTIIRPGRLTDGPYTSYDLNTLLKATAGQRRAVLIGQGDKLVGEASRIVVAEACIQALDLEVTENQIYEVSSVEGEGPGNDTQKWRELFEAARSS